A region of Microbacterium suwonense DNA encodes the following proteins:
- a CDS encoding DUF3107 domain-containing protein, giving the protein MEIRIGIVNTGRELSFDTATSADEVREQVTSALEQNASHLSFTDAKGSSYIVPTANLAYVELGSEELRRVGFVA; this is encoded by the coding sequence GTGGAAATCCGCATCGGCATCGTCAACACCGGTCGTGAGCTGAGCTTCGACACCGCCACCAGCGCCGACGAGGTGCGCGAGCAGGTCACCTCCGCTCTCGAGCAGAACGCCAGCCACCTGAGCTTCACCGACGCGAAGGGCAGCTCGTACATCGTCCCCACCGCGAACCTGGCCTACGTCGAACTCGGCTCGGAGGAGCTGCGCCGCGTCGGCTTCGTCGCCTGA
- a CDS encoding ferritin-like fold-containing protein, giving the protein MVNWFWKRKPQRRTLTLRSRGDNGGAQRVDFAELAPELNRFLGQAAYLQLGYFETLSRGIRGTAELARKEALSRAAGAALDKHRGIVEVIADQGEDPTEVMLPFRENLDDFRRKTIGERQEETLLAVYLTAGMLDDFYLALASSYGETGERVAEILRQPDAGDEIVSIIQQTIESDSEWRSLLSMRGRRLVGDTLLVCRDALRPGRLDADDKRIEPVYTELMGAHARRMDAMGLAS; this is encoded by the coding sequence GTGGTCAACTGGTTCTGGAAGCGCAAGCCTCAGCGGCGCACCCTGACGCTGCGCAGTCGTGGGGACAACGGGGGTGCGCAGCGCGTCGACTTCGCCGAGCTGGCGCCCGAGCTGAATCGCTTCCTCGGGCAAGCCGCGTATCTGCAGCTGGGATACTTCGAGACGCTCAGCCGCGGCATCCGTGGCACCGCCGAGCTCGCCCGGAAGGAAGCCCTCTCGCGCGCGGCGGGTGCGGCGCTGGACAAGCACCGCGGCATCGTCGAGGTCATCGCCGATCAGGGTGAGGATCCCACGGAGGTGATGCTGCCGTTCCGCGAGAACCTCGACGACTTCCGGCGCAAGACGATCGGCGAACGCCAGGAGGAGACGCTGCTGGCGGTCTACCTCACCGCAGGCATGCTGGACGACTTCTACCTGGCGCTGGCCTCCAGTTACGGCGAGACCGGCGAGCGGGTCGCAGAGATCCTGCGCCAGCCGGATGCCGGTGACGAGATCGTCTCGATAATCCAGCAGACCATCGAGAGCGACAGCGAATGGCGTTCGCTGCTGTCGATGCGGGGACGCCGTCTGGTCGGCGACACACTGCTGGTCTGCCGCGACGCGCTGCGTCCGGGGCGTCTGGATGCCGACGACAAGCGCATCGAGCCGGTCTACACCGAGCTCATGGGCGCGCACGCCCGACGCATGGATGCGATGGGGCTCGCCTCATAG
- a CDS encoding UvrD-helicase domain-containing protein: MPYPHRPGGERVNTTDVSNAAPPETAAGSTWPTPSLISAEVIALALGLPVPTEEQQRVIQAPPEPALVVAGAGSGKTETMSGRVVWLVANGHVRADEVLGLTFTRKAAGELGERIGTRLETIGHFGRRGLLPHLPELVASDALRRVHDAAPGAQRDTVRTQVLDALAERIGTGWDPRTPRSAEDLLIRPRVSTYNAFADGIVREHAARIGRDPEAAMLSQSASWLIARAVVLRAELPGLEDIDRALGTVIDAVQRLAAEVLDHRADLDAVERIAVQQAAAFEPYRSNGAVDAAALNLLSMPVLVALVRDYIAEKERRGVLDFADQVGGAFDIVESAPDVRAELREQHRVVLLDEYQDTSVIQTRFLAALFRDSAVMAVGDPHQSIYGWRGRAPTTSTPSAGRSRRPGRPRRTA, encoded by the coding sequence ATGCCATATCCACACCGTCCCGGCGGTGAGCGCGTGAACACCACGGACGTTTCGAACGCCGCCCCGCCGGAGACAGCGGCTGGCTCCACGTGGCCGACACCATCGCTGATCTCCGCCGAGGTCATCGCGCTCGCTCTCGGACTGCCCGTGCCCACAGAGGAGCAGCAGCGAGTCATCCAGGCGCCGCCCGAGCCCGCGCTGGTGGTCGCCGGTGCCGGCAGCGGTAAGACCGAGACCATGTCCGGCCGTGTCGTCTGGCTGGTCGCCAACGGGCACGTGCGCGCTGACGAGGTGCTCGGTCTCACCTTCACACGCAAGGCGGCGGGTGAGCTCGGCGAGCGGATCGGCACCCGGTTGGAGACCATCGGACACTTCGGGCGGCGCGGACTGCTCCCGCACCTGCCCGAGCTCGTGGCGTCGGATGCGCTGCGCCGCGTGCACGACGCCGCCCCGGGGGCTCAGCGCGACACCGTGCGCACGCAGGTGCTTGACGCCCTCGCCGAGCGAATCGGCACCGGCTGGGACCCGCGCACGCCGCGCTCCGCGGAGGACCTGCTGATCCGGCCGCGGGTGTCGACCTACAACGCCTTCGCCGACGGCATCGTCCGCGAGCATGCCGCACGCATCGGCCGAGACCCCGAAGCGGCGATGCTCAGCCAGTCCGCGTCATGGCTGATCGCCCGTGCGGTGGTGCTGCGCGCCGAACTGCCGGGGCTGGAAGACATCGACCGGGCGCTCGGCACCGTCATCGACGCCGTGCAGAGGCTCGCCGCAGAGGTGCTCGACCACAGGGCCGACCTCGATGCCGTCGAGCGCATCGCCGTGCAGCAGGCCGCCGCATTCGAGCCGTATCGCAGCAACGGCGCCGTCGATGCCGCCGCACTCAACCTGCTGAGCATGCCGGTGCTGGTCGCGCTCGTGCGCGACTACATCGCCGAGAAGGAGCGCCGTGGCGTGCTCGACTTCGCCGATCAGGTCGGCGGCGCCTTCGACATCGTCGAGTCGGCCCCTGATGTGCGCGCAGAGCTGCGGGAACAGCATCGGGTGGTGCTGCTGGACGAATATCAGGACACCTCGGTGATCCAGACACGGTTCCTCGCGGCGCTGTTCCGCGACAGCGCCGTGATGGCGGTCGGCGACCCCCACCAGTCGATCTATGGCTGGCGGGGGCGAGCGCCGACAACCTCTACGCCTTCGGCCGGGCGTTCACGAAGACCGGGTCGGCCACGACGTACAGCCTGA
- a CDS encoding DEAD/DEAH box helicase, giving the protein MTSFADLGIDQDILDALAAKGIVDAFPIQEQTIPLGLPGQDIIGQAKTGTGKTFGFGIPVVQRLGQNPEPGVKALIVVPTRELAVQVYEDIDMLTSNRSTSVVAIYGGKAYEGQIDQLKAGAQIVVGTPGRLIDLAGQRLLDLSNATEVVLDEADKMLDLGFLADIEKIFSKVPPVRHTQLFSATMPGPIVALARRFMNNPIHIRANDPDEGLTQANIKHIVYRAHSLDKDEIIARILQAEGRGKTVIFTRTKRAAQRLVDELGDRGFNVGGVHGDMGQEQRERSMAAFKAGKRDVLVATDVAARGIDVDDVTHVINHTIPDEDKTYLHRAGRTGRAGKTGIAVTFVDWEDLHKWALINRALDFGQPEPVETYSSSPHLYSDLNIPEGTKGRLVTAPKAEKSSSERRQRQPQKAADAAAEGTDEGTTRRRRRRRRGSEAEKVGATFTEGAEQQASASADGAAAERDAEGAGTHDGDATREHRDGKPAPQRRRRRRRSGGAAPTGA; this is encoded by the coding sequence GTGACTTCATTCGCTGATCTCGGAATCGATCAGGACATCCTCGATGCCCTCGCCGCGAAGGGCATCGTCGACGCGTTCCCCATCCAGGAGCAGACCATTCCCCTCGGCCTTCCCGGCCAGGACATCATCGGCCAGGCCAAGACCGGAACGGGAAAGACCTTCGGCTTCGGCATCCCGGTGGTGCAGCGACTGGGCCAGAATCCCGAGCCAGGCGTCAAGGCGCTCATCGTCGTGCCGACCCGCGAGCTCGCGGTGCAGGTGTACGAGGACATCGACATGCTCACCTCCAACCGCTCCACGAGCGTGGTCGCGATCTACGGCGGCAAGGCCTACGAGGGGCAGATCGACCAGCTCAAGGCCGGCGCGCAGATCGTGGTCGGCACCCCCGGTCGCCTGATCGACCTGGCCGGCCAGCGTCTGCTGGATCTGTCGAACGCGACGGAGGTCGTGCTGGACGAGGCCGACAAGATGCTGGATCTGGGCTTCCTCGCCGACATCGAGAAGATCTTCTCCAAGGTGCCGCCGGTGCGTCACACCCAGCTGTTCTCGGCGACCATGCCCGGACCGATCGTCGCCCTGGCGCGTCGGTTCATGAACAACCCGATCCACATCCGTGCCAACGATCCCGACGAGGGTCTGACCCAGGCGAACATCAAGCACATCGTCTACCGGGCGCACTCGCTGGACAAGGACGAGATCATCGCCCGCATCCTGCAGGCCGAGGGCCGCGGCAAGACCGTGATCTTCACCCGCACCAAGCGCGCGGCGCAGCGACTGGTCGACGAGCTCGGCGACCGCGGCTTCAACGTCGGCGGTGTGCACGGCGACATGGGCCAGGAGCAGCGCGAGCGCTCGATGGCCGCGTTCAAGGCCGGCAAGCGCGATGTGCTCGTGGCCACCGACGTCGCCGCCCGCGGCATCGACGTCGACGATGTGACACACGTGATCAACCACACGATCCCCGACGAGGACAAGACGTACCTGCACCGTGCCGGTCGTACGGGTCGCGCGGGCAAGACTGGCATCGCCGTCACGTTCGTCGACTGGGAGGACCTGCACAAGTGGGCCCTGATCAACCGCGCGCTGGACTTCGGTCAGCCCGAGCCCGTCGAGACCTACTCCTCCAGCCCGCACCTGTACAGCGACCTGAACATCCCGGAGGGCACCAAGGGTCGCCTGGTGACCGCCCCCAAGGCGGAGAAGTCGTCCTCTGAGCGGCGTCAGCGTCAGCCGCAGAAGGCGGCGGATGCCGCGGCCGAGGGCACCGATGAGGGGACCACCCGTCGTCGGCGTCGTCGCCGTCGGGGCTCCGAGGCCGAGAAGGTCGGTGCGACGTTCACCGAGGGCGCGGAGCAGCAGGCATCCGCTTCCGCCGACGGCGCTGCCGCCGAGCGCGACGCGGAGGGAGCGGGCACGCACGACGGCGATGCCACCCGCGAGCACCGCGACGGCAAGCCCGCCCCGCAGCGCCGCCGTCGTCGCCGCCGCTCGGGCGGTGCCGCCCCCACCGGGGCCTGA
- a CDS encoding ATP-dependent helicase codes for MIEDAAQHAVVHVPAMASGVVIGAPGTGKTTALVDRVVHLLTAGMRPEELLVLTPSRQAATALRDRVGVRVMQATPGPLVRSLASFAFQLVRGLTVRHGMEPPALLTGADQDRIIADLLAGDAEDGTRRWPEGLSPVVRASKGFRSELRAFLAECTELGVRPGELEESGREVWRAAADFLDEYRDVMAGMRVAHRDIPELLSEATAILRTADAADLGPLAALRTVLIDDAQELTRGGIRLVRALRERGIAVLAFGDPDISSGVFRGASPQLFAELAQVLGDVLVLDAPHRQSEALTALTRTVTQAIGVAGRVDHRRPPKETTDDGVRTLVAPSPHEEIDRIAATLRDWHLTDGIAWSDMAVIAHDTRQIVTLEAELAAREVPTRAAGVPRPLGSDETVRAIVEIVRLGLTPAAERETGLLAEALVSPFGGLDAVGLRRLRARLRHVELSDGGSTPARELLREGMQFPHLLDRVDAPEARTAKRFAETLAQLHDAASAGDTIHELLWRVWDRARAFDGTPLHSAWRAAADQPGGAEIARSLDSLVALFDAAKRFVERSPQEKPALFIRDILDSEVPEDTLSAPDRPGLVTLMTPASALGAEFEAVVVAGVQDGVWPNVRLRGGMLETWRLAEWLAASRTGSPEAVPGVLDRRRAALHDELRLFVRAISRARTRLVVSAVDDDDMSPSPFFSFLPAPPPVEHDEQRFAHPLTLRGLVARHRRTLNLSSDDAERDHAAGQLRLLAEAGVAGAAPADWYGVAPPSSTAPLRDLSTAPVRVSPSRMEAFEECGLNWVVAALGGDAVAPPSAGIGTIVHEAMERVPDGDLEAMSAIVDEHWPELDFETAWIGRKERRRADLYVQRLHAYLGEAARDGGRMLAAEAEFRFAVDLQTEEVVNELSDARDAGAPHAEVRAHAVVSGIIDRVEAYPAGAGEHDAARGQKWDRMGDGDGGERVVVVDLKTGKYEPDTEANVREHAQLAAYQVAVQQGLIEGAPAAALTGARLVIVSKTVGKAEYRVAHQHTLDADGRAAFLHRVAEAGRGMAASSFTAQVEAHCADTLVRVTPCHIHTVPAVSA; via the coding sequence ATGATCGAGGATGCCGCCCAGCACGCCGTCGTGCACGTTCCTGCGATGGCATCCGGAGTGGTCATCGGCGCACCGGGAACGGGCAAGACGACGGCGCTCGTCGACCGTGTCGTGCACCTGCTGACAGCAGGGATGCGTCCGGAGGAGCTGCTCGTGCTCACCCCGAGCCGGCAGGCGGCGACGGCACTGCGCGACCGGGTGGGTGTGCGTGTGATGCAGGCCACACCCGGGCCGCTGGTGCGCTCACTGGCGTCCTTCGCCTTCCAGCTGGTGCGCGGCCTGACGGTACGGCACGGGATGGAGCCGCCGGCGCTGCTGACCGGCGCCGACCAGGATCGCATCATCGCCGATCTGCTTGCCGGCGATGCCGAGGACGGCACCCGTCGTTGGCCGGAGGGGCTGAGCCCCGTGGTGCGCGCATCGAAGGGGTTCCGCTCCGAGCTGCGCGCATTCCTCGCCGAATGCACAGAGCTGGGCGTGCGGCCGGGCGAGCTGGAGGAGTCCGGGCGGGAGGTCTGGCGAGCAGCCGCCGACTTCCTCGACGAGTACCGTGACGTGATGGCGGGGATGCGGGTGGCGCATCGCGACATCCCCGAGCTGCTGTCGGAGGCGACTGCCATTCTGCGCACAGCGGATGCCGCGGATCTGGGTCCGCTCGCGGCCCTGCGAACGGTGCTGATCGACGATGCGCAGGAGCTCACCCGGGGTGGTATCCGCCTGGTGCGCGCGCTGCGGGAACGCGGAATCGCCGTGCTCGCGTTCGGCGACCCCGACATCTCGTCCGGAGTGTTCCGCGGTGCCAGTCCGCAGCTCTTCGCCGAGCTCGCCCAGGTGCTCGGCGACGTGCTCGTGCTCGATGCCCCGCACCGGCAGAGCGAGGCGCTCACCGCCCTCACGCGCACCGTCACCCAGGCGATCGGCGTGGCGGGGCGAGTGGATCATCGTCGTCCCCCCAAAGAGACGACCGACGACGGCGTACGCACCCTGGTCGCGCCATCGCCGCACGAGGAGATCGACCGCATCGCCGCGACTCTGCGCGATTGGCATCTCACCGACGGGATCGCCTGGAGCGACATGGCGGTCATCGCCCACGACACCCGGCAGATCGTCACGCTCGAAGCCGAACTGGCCGCCCGCGAGGTGCCCACCCGTGCGGCCGGGGTGCCGCGCCCACTGGGCAGCGATGAAACGGTGCGCGCGATCGTCGAGATCGTTCGGCTGGGCCTCACGCCCGCCGCAGAGCGGGAGACCGGGCTGCTCGCCGAGGCGCTCGTCTCGCCGTTCGGCGGACTGGATGCCGTGGGGCTGCGTCGCCTGAGAGCCAGGCTGCGGCACGTCGAGCTCTCCGACGGCGGGTCGACGCCGGCGCGCGAACTGCTGCGCGAGGGGATGCAGTTCCCGCATCTGCTCGACCGGGTGGATGCTCCGGAGGCACGCACCGCCAAGCGGTTCGCCGAGACGCTCGCCCAGCTGCACGATGCGGCGTCCGCAGGGGACACCATCCATGAGCTGCTGTGGCGGGTATGGGATCGGGCTCGCGCCTTCGACGGCACGCCGTTGCACTCCGCGTGGCGCGCAGCGGCCGACCAGCCCGGAGGTGCAGAGATCGCCCGATCCCTGGACAGCCTGGTCGCATTGTTCGACGCGGCCAAGCGATTCGTGGAGCGCTCGCCGCAGGAGAAGCCGGCGCTGTTCATCCGCGACATACTCGACAGCGAGGTGCCCGAGGACACGCTCTCCGCACCCGACCGCCCGGGGCTGGTCACGCTGATGACGCCGGCGAGCGCGCTGGGTGCGGAGTTCGAGGCCGTGGTCGTCGCCGGCGTGCAGGACGGAGTGTGGCCGAATGTGCGGCTGCGCGGAGGGATGCTGGAGACCTGGCGCTTGGCCGAATGGCTCGCTGCCTCACGCACCGGATCACCGGAGGCGGTCCCCGGTGTGCTCGACCGTCGCCGGGCGGCGCTGCACGACGAGCTGCGGCTGTTCGTGCGTGCCATCTCCCGTGCGCGGACCCGACTGGTGGTCTCGGCAGTCGATGACGACGACATGTCGCCGAGCCCGTTCTTCTCGTTCCTGCCTGCGCCCCCGCCGGTCGAGCACGATGAGCAGCGCTTCGCGCACCCACTCACCCTGCGCGGACTGGTCGCCAGGCATCGTCGCACGCTGAACCTGTCCTCCGACGATGCCGAGCGGGACCACGCCGCCGGACAGCTGCGGCTGCTCGCCGAAGCAGGGGTGGCGGGGGCCGCGCCCGCCGACTGGTACGGCGTGGCGCCGCCGTCGAGCACGGCGCCGCTCCGCGATCTCAGCACCGCCCCGGTGAGGGTGTCGCCCTCGCGGATGGAGGCCTTCGAGGAGTGCGGACTGAACTGGGTGGTCGCTGCCCTCGGCGGCGATGCAGTCGCTCCGCCTTCTGCAGGCATCGGCACCATCGTGCACGAGGCGATGGAGCGGGTTCCCGACGGCGACCTCGAGGCGATGTCCGCCATCGTCGACGAGCACTGGCCGGAGCTCGACTTCGAGACGGCCTGGATCGGCCGGAAGGAGCGCCGGCGGGCCGACCTGTATGTGCAGCGGCTGCATGCCTATCTCGGCGAGGCTGCACGCGATGGCGGTCGCATGCTGGCAGCCGAGGCGGAGTTCCGTTTCGCCGTGGACCTGCAGACCGAGGAGGTGGTGAATGAGCTCTCGGATGCCCGGGACGCGGGGGCACCGCATGCCGAGGTGAGGGCGCATGCGGTGGTCAGCGGGATCATCGACCGCGTGGAGGCCTATCCGGCCGGCGCCGGGGAGCACGATGCGGCTCGCGGGCAGAAGTGGGACCGGATGGGCGACGGTGACGGCGGCGAGCGTGTGGTCGTGGTGGATCTGAAGACCGGCAAGTACGAGCCGGACACCGAGGCCAACGTCCGTGAGCATGCCCAGCTCGCCGCCTACCAGGTCGCTGTGCAGCAGGGGCTCATCGAGGGTGCACCGGCCGCGGCGCTGACCGGTGCGCGCCTGGTGATCGTCTCCAAGACCGTCGGCAAGGCCGAGTACCGGGTCGCGCATCAGCACACGCTCGACGCCGACGGCAGGGCGGCGTTCCTGCACCGTGTCGCCGAAGCGGGTCGTGGCATGGCTGCGAGCAGCTTCACCGCACAGGTCGAGGCGCACTGCGCCGACACGTTGGTGCGGGTGACGCCATGCCATATCCACACCGTCCCGGCGGTGAGCGCGTGA